A single region of the Coregonus clupeaformis isolate EN_2021a chromosome 16, ASM2061545v1, whole genome shotgun sequence genome encodes:
- the LOC121585100 gene encoding ATP synthase subunit alpha, mitochondrial: MLSVRVAAALARSLPRRAGFVSKNVAAACVGVNHLHTHRPCLAAKTGTAEVSSILEEKILGADTSADLEETGRVLSIGDGIARVYGLRNVQAEEMVEFSSGLKGMSLNLEPDNVGVVVFGNDKLIKEGDIVKRTGAIVDVPVGEELLGRVVDALGNAIDGKGPLGSSIRRRVGLKAPGIIPRISVKEPMQTGIKAVDSLVPIGRGQRELIIGDRQTGKTAIAIDTIINQKRFNEGKDEKKKLYCIYVAIGQKRSTVAQLVKRLTDADAMKYTIVVSATASDAAPLQYLAPYSGCSMGEFFRDNGKHGLIIYDDLSKQAVAYRQMSLLLRRPPGREAYPGDVFYLHSRLLERAAKMHDNFGGGSLTALPVIETQAGDVSAYIPTNVISITDGQIFLETELFYKGIRPAINVGLSVSRVGSAAQTKAMKQVAGTMKLELAQYREVAAFAQFGSDLDAATQQLLNRGVRLTELLKQGQYCPMAIEEQVTVIYAGVRGHLDKLDPSKITRFEKAFLGHVLSQHQDLLTTIRTDGMISPTADAKLKEIVLTFLSSFD; this comes from the exons ATGTTATCTGTGCGAGTTGCAGCGGCTCTGGCCAGAAGCTTGCCCAGACGGGCTGGATTT GTGTCTAAAAATGTTGCCGCCGCCTGCGTAGGAGTGaatcacctccacacacacagaccatgTCTTGCTGCGAAGACAG gtACGGCTGAGGTGTCCTCCATCTTGGAGGAGAAGATCCTGGGGGCTGACACCAGTGCTGATCTGGAAGAGACTGGCCGTGTGCTGTCCATCGGTGATGGTATCGCCAGAGTGTACGGTCTCAGGAATGTTCAGGCTGAGGAGATGGTGGAGTTCTCCTCTGGGCTCAAG GGTATGTCTCTGAACTTGGAGCCTGACAATGTTGGTGTTGTGGTGTTCGGTAATGACAAGCTGATCAAAGAGGGCGACATCGTGAAGAGGACTGGTGCCATCGTGGACGTGCCAGTAGGTGAGGAGCTGCTGGGTCGCGTGGTGGACGCTCTGGGCAATGCCATCGACGGAAAG GGTCCTCTTGGGTCTAGCATCCGTAGGCGTGTGGGTCTGAAGGCCCCTGGCATCATCCCCCGTATCTCTGTGAAGGAGCCCATGCAGACTGGTATCAAGGCCGTGGACAGCCTGGTGCCCATTGGCCGTGGCCAGCGTGAACTGATCATCGGTGACCGGCAGACTGG CAAAACTGCTATTGCCATTGACACCATTATCAACCAGAAGCGTTTCAACGAAGGCAAAGATGAGAAGAAGAAGCTGTACTGTATCTACGTTGCCATTGGCCAGAAGAGATCCACTGTGGCCCAGCTTGTGAAGAGGCTGACTGATGCTGATGCAATGAAATACACCATTGTGGTGTCTGCTACAGCCTCTGATGCTGCTCCCCTGCAGTACCTGGCCCCCTACTCTGGCTGCTCCATGGGAGAGTTCTTCAGAGACAACGGCAAGCACGGCCTCATCATCTATGATGATTTGTCCAAGCAG gCTGTAGCCTACCGTCAGATGTCCCTGCTGTTGCGTCGTCCCCCCGGTCGCGAGGCCTACCCCGGTGATGTGTTCTACCTGCACTCCCGTCTGCTGGAAAGAGCCGCTAAGATGCACGACAACTTCGGAGGCGGCTCCCTGACCGCTCTGCCCGTCATTGAGACCCAGGCCGGAGACGTGTCTGCCTACATCCCCACCAATGTCATCTCCATCACTGACGGACAG ATCTTCTTGGAGACTGAGTTGTTCTACAAAGGTATCCGCCCAGCCATCAACGTGGGTCTGTCTGTGTCCAGAGTCGGATCAGCTGCCCAGACCAAGGCCATGAAGCAG GTGGCTGGTACCATGAAGCTCGAGTTGGCCCAGTACCGAGAGGTGGCTGCCTTTGCCCAGTTTGGCTCTGACCTGGACGCTGCCACCCAGCAGCTGCTCAACAGGGGAGTGCGCCTCACTGAGTTGCTCAAACAGGGACAGTACT gccCCATGGCCATTGAGGAGCAGGTGACAGTCATCTACGCTGGTGTCCGAGGTCATTTGGACAAGCTGGACCCTTCCAAGATCACCAGGTTTGAGAAGGCCTTCCTTGGGCACGTCCTCAGCCAGCACCAGGACCTGCTCACCACAATCAG GACCGATGGCATGATCTCACCGACAGCTGACGCCAAACTGAAGGAGATTGTGTTGACCTTCCTGTCAAGCTTTGATTGA